A single window of Providencia alcalifaciens DNA harbors:
- a CDS encoding monooxygenase: MQVILQVDFPYQGPWGEEMAAAMEGLAQSINQEPGFIWKIWTENQQTQRAGGIYLFANQADAQAYLEMHSARLKSFGVPEVSGQIFSVNTALSQLNQAQFIQK, translated from the coding sequence ATGCAGGTGATTTTACAGGTTGATTTCCCATACCAAGGCCCATGGGGTGAAGAGATGGCGGCGGCAATGGAAGGATTAGCACAATCCATTAACCAAGAACCGGGGTTTATTTGGAAGATTTGGACTGAAAACCAACAAACCCAACGGGCGGGCGGCATTTATTTATTTGCTAACCAAGCCGATGCACAAGCGTATCTCGAAATGCACAGTGCGCGACTCAAATCCTTTGGTGTACCTGAAGTGAGCGGGCAAATTTTTAGTGTAAATACCGCACTCAGCCAGCTTAACCAAGCTCAATTTATTCAAAAATAG